A portion of the Leptospira noumeaensis genome contains these proteins:
- a CDS encoding GFA family protein → MNQIYNGGCACGNIRYKITEEPIFMNDCQCRDCQRMSGTGHGSYLTFPSRKSVSLEGKTANFDMVGDSGNTKTSSFCPKCGSPVYMTFAAMPELFTIHAASLNDPNLYKPQAVTYTIKGLSWDHLNPAVSKFEKMPPM, encoded by the coding sequence ATGAATCAAATTTATAACGGTGGATGTGCTTGCGGAAACATTCGATATAAAATCACAGAAGAACCTATTTTTATGAACGATTGCCAATGCCGCGACTGTCAGCGTATGAGCGGAACAGGACATGGATCCTATCTCACATTTCCATCTCGGAAATCTGTGAGTCTGGAAGGAAAAACAGCTAACTTTGATATGGTGGGTGATAGCGGAAATACCAAAACCAGTAGCTTTTGTCCAAAATGTGGTTCACCTGTCTACATGACCTTCGCCGCCATGCCCGAACTATTTACCATCCATGCTGCAAGTCTCAATGATCCAAATCTCTACAAACCACAGGCCGTAACATATACGATAAAGGGATTAAGCTGGGACCATCTGAATCCAGCAGTATCAAAATTTGAAAAGATGCCTCCGATGTAA
- a CDS encoding SRPBCC family protein: protein MEPHNFVYVTYILSTPEKVWNAIIDPEITSKYWSDPLSKNPAHINVSEWKVGSEWKHVKMDDEKTIDIIGKVLEITPPQKLVLSWSRPTEFNDESKHSRVTFDIEAYADGLVRLVVTHEDLDPQMLKGISSGWPSVLSNLKTFLESGRPLAGYISIS from the coding sequence ATGGAACCACATAACTTTGTTTATGTTACTTATATACTCAGCACACCTGAGAAGGTATGGAATGCAATCATTGATCCAGAAATTACAAGTAAATACTGGTCTGATCCATTATCAAAAAACCCGGCTCATATCAATGTATCCGAATGGAAGGTTGGCTCTGAATGGAAACATGTAAAGATGGATGATGAAAAAACAATCGATATCATCGGTAAAGTTTTGGAAATCACACCTCCACAGAAATTAGTTTTATCTTGGTCAAGACCAACAGAATTCAATGATGAATCAAAACACTCCCGAGTTACATTTGATATAGAAGCATATGCCGATGGACTTGTTCGTTTGGTTGTCACACATGAGGATCTTGACCCACAGATGTTAAAAGGTATTTCTAGTGGTTGGCCAAGTGTTCTTTCGAATCTCAAAACATTTTTGGAATCGGGCCGACCGTTAGCAGGTTATATTTCAATTTCTTAA
- a CDS encoding ArsR/SmtB family transcription factor, producing the protein MPKEVEGADHVFKAMADPNRRKVLDLLYANNGQTLSSLCEQLDMQRQSATQHIEILIKANLVTVVWRGREKLHFINPVPIYEVYARWVRKFEQNRLGFLHDLKTELEGENHGTT; encoded by the coding sequence ATGCCCAAAGAAGTGGAGGGAGCTGATCATGTTTTTAAGGCAATGGCAGACCCAAATCGCAGAAAGGTTTTGGATCTTTTATATGCCAACAATGGCCAAACACTTTCGTCACTCTGCGAACAACTTGACATGCAAAGGCAATCGGCAACCCAACACATAGAAATTCTTATCAAAGCAAACCTGGTAACAGTTGTTTGGAGAGGTCGAGAAAAACTTCACTTTATCAACCCTGTGCCAATTTACGAAGTTTATGCGCGTTGGGTTAGAAAATTTGAACAAAACCGCTTAGGTTTTTTACACGACTTAAAAACAGAACTCGAAGGAGAGAACCATGGAACCACATAA
- a CDS encoding SH3 domain-containing protein: MRSNPSEKAKTIIFLKNTQNVNLISVATDYLFVDKYFGRWIEIELENGNRGYVFDAFIDYNNDEEKFHKFFSSFYLNTYKNRRSDIERFSKNFKLKSCNPPIDDSENENCTTLDRNTLDLSKLNIIGSDGSGKTNYFPSIFKYKNNIIEVEIDQGGSHYYSWHFKFSNGRWELIYVYSFSC, from the coding sequence ATGCGTTCAAATCCATCAGAAAAGGCAAAAACAATAATTTTTCTAAAGAATACGCAAAATGTAAACTTAATCTCTGTAGCTACAGACTATCTATTCGTAGATAAATATTTCGGACGATGGATTGAAATAGAGTTAGAAAATGGAAATCGCGGATATGTGTTTGATGCCTTTATTGATTACAATAATGATGAAGAAAAATTTCATAAATTCTTCAGTTCTTTTTATCTAAATACCTATAAAAATAGAAGATCAGACATTGAAAGATTCAGCAAAAATTTTAAACTTAAATCATGCAATCCTCCAATAGATGATTCTGAAAATGAAAACTGTACAACACTGGATAGAAACACCCTCGACTTATCTAAATTAAATATAATAGGCTCCGATGGATCTGGTAAGACAAATTATTTTCCAAGCATTTTTAAATATAAGAACAATATAATTGAAGTAGAAATAGACCAGGGCGGATCACACTATTACTCCTGGCATTTCAAATTTAGTAATGGTCGTTGGGAATTAATTTATGTTTATAGTTTTTCTTGCTAA
- a CDS encoding PIN domain-containing protein: MNFENIFNKALLKKRPFRENEKGFRDALIWENILQMVKMYSDDENPIVFISANINDFCSKEKNHNGAYRIHEDLKKDLAKLNLPENSVIVYTSLKQFFECEFSKLLNDIELLKSENLETEKILVNKLNNLINSEKLFGKLITISVDELQKSDIVKISSIKSARIIEAYRNWTYSINGDLTIRIKGILTFLKDNSKSEGKFELYADYSSSEKKFDFNDIDLEIYL; encoded by the coding sequence ATAAATTTTGAAAATATTTTTAACAAAGCTTTGTTAAAAAAAAGACCTTTTCGAGAGAATGAAAAAGGATTTCGAGATGCATTGATCTGGGAAAATATTCTTCAAATGGTCAAAATGTACTCTGACGATGAGAATCCAATTGTTTTTATTTCTGCAAATATCAATGATTTCTGTTCAAAAGAAAAAAATCACAATGGTGCTTATCGTATTCACGAAGATTTAAAAAAAGATCTGGCAAAATTAAATTTACCAGAAAATTCAGTGATAGTATACACATCACTGAAACAATTTTTTGAATGTGAATTTTCAAAACTATTAAATGATATTGAATTATTAAAATCTGAAAATCTAGAAACTGAGAAGATTCTTGTTAATAAATTAAATAATCTAATTAATTCAGAAAAGCTCTTTGGTAAGCTTATTACAATTTCTGTTGATGAACTACAGAAAAGCGATATCGTAAAAATTTCTTCAATTAAATCAGCTAGAATAATTGAAGCTTATCGGAACTGGACATATTCAATTAATGGTGATTTAACAATTCGAATTAAAGGAATTTTAACATTTTTAAAAGACAATTCAAAAAGTGAGGGAAAATTTGAACTTTATGCAGATTATTCGTCCAGTGAGAAGAAATTTGATTTTAATGACATTGATTTGGAAATTTATTTATAA